A portion of the Corynebacterium jeikeium genome contains these proteins:
- a CDS encoding shikimate dehydrogenase: MPITHRAAVLGDPIDHSYSPAIHNAGYRAAGMNDWHYDRIRCNAEELADVVGGADPSFQGFSVTMPGKFAALDFADEVSERARLIGSANTLVRRDSDWFADNTDGDGVLGALREIDCTNAPRGRAVVVGAGGTARPALWALSQLGVNHVTVVARSERAYDIEPLAAALGMEFVWVTFDVPNLADIAGNADVLVSTVPSAAIESVAGYLARAPKILDVIYNPWPTPLVKAAERGGTQAVGGLSMLLHQAVGQFEQFTGRTPDVEAMRAALPN; encoded by the coding sequence ATGCCTATAACTCATCGCGCAGCCGTGCTGGGAGATCCGATTGATCACTCGTACTCGCCGGCTATTCACAACGCCGGTTACCGCGCTGCGGGAATGAATGACTGGCACTATGACCGCATCCGATGCAACGCCGAAGAGCTTGCCGACGTCGTTGGTGGCGCAGACCCCAGTTTCCAGGGGTTTTCCGTCACGATGCCCGGCAAGTTTGCCGCGCTGGACTTCGCCGATGAAGTCAGTGAGCGCGCGAGGCTCATAGGTTCAGCGAACACTCTGGTCCGTCGCGATTCGGATTGGTTTGCCGACAACACCGATGGCGACGGCGTACTGGGAGCACTGCGCGAGATAGACTGCACGAACGCACCACGTGGCCGCGCCGTTGTTGTTGGTGCCGGTGGCACAGCACGGCCGGCACTTTGGGCGCTGTCGCAGCTGGGGGTCAATCATGTGACCGTGGTAGCGCGCTCCGAGCGCGCATATGACATTGAACCATTAGCTGCCGCGCTGGGGATGGAATTTGTTTGGGTGACTTTTGATGTTCCAAACCTGGCAGATATTGCTGGTAATGCCGACGTGCTGGTCTCTACGGTGCCGTCAGCCGCAATTGAGTCGGTTGCTGGCTACCTCGCTCGAGCACCGAAGATTCTCGACGTCATTTACAATCCCTGGCCAACCCCACTTGTGAAAGCAGCGGAACGCGGAGGGACACAGGCGGTCGGTGGATTGTCCATGTTGCTACATCAAGCGGTGGGACAGTTTGAGCAGTTTACTGGACGCACTCCCGATGTCGAGGCGATGCGTGCAGCGCTGCCGAACTAG
- the ruvX gene encoding Holliday junction resolvase RuvX, with the protein MAKPRIDTPGQDDPGRGRRLGIDVGDVRVGVAVSDPDCILATPVETVTRATGRKDPDGPDIDRLVELATELEVVEIVLGMPLMLDGSFGTSARKATDVGFRLQRRLGDRVVVHYADERMTTVMAQSRLHAAGIDVKSGRKIIDQVAAVEILQSWLDRRAKALDGNTD; encoded by the coding sequence ATGGCTAAGCCCCGTATTGATACCCCCGGTCAGGATGATCCCGGTCGGGGTCGACGGCTCGGAATCGACGTCGGCGATGTCCGCGTTGGCGTCGCGGTCTCTGACCCCGACTGTATCCTGGCGACCCCGGTTGAAACAGTCACTCGAGCAACGGGGCGAAAAGATCCTGACGGGCCGGATATTGACCGGCTCGTGGAACTTGCCACTGAACTTGAGGTCGTCGAGATTGTTCTCGGCATGCCCCTCATGCTCGACGGCTCGTTCGGGACTTCTGCGCGGAAAGCTACTGACGTTGGATTCCGGCTGCAGCGCCGACTCGGTGACCGAGTCGTAGTGCATTACGCCGACGAGCGGATGACGACGGTAATGGCCCAATCACGGCTGCACGCAGCAGGTATTGATGTTAAGTCCGGGCGGAAGATTATTGACCAGGTTGCGGCAGTAGAAATTCTGCAGTCCTGGTTGGACAGACGGGCAAAAGCTTTGGACGGAAATACCGACTAA
- a CDS encoding alanine--tRNA ligase, with protein sequence MQTHEIRNRFIQHFVKAGHTEVPSASLVLDDPNLLFVNAGMVPFKPYFLGNETPDFSTATSIQKCVRTLDIEEVGITTRHNTFFQMAGNFSFGNYFKEGAITHAWSLLTGAVEDGGFGIPAEKLWVTVFLDDDEAHDIWHEKVGVPEERIQRRGMADNYWSMGVPGPCGPCSEIFYDRGPEYGADGGPEADEDRYIEIWNLVFMENERGEGTGKDSFEILGPLPKKNIDTGMGIERVAFLLQGVDNVYETDLLRPVIDEAERLTGSKYSSNHQDNIRFRVIADHSRTGLMLMLDGVTPSNSDRGYILRRLLRRIIRSARLLGANGPVLEKLIGIAAETMTPSYPEIAENWNRIRRVAVAEEKTFTKTLSAGEELFERAATKAKAEGKTVLSGHDAFTLHDTHGFPIDLTIEMAEEAGLTIDREEFDREMAEQRARAKADSQAKKQSHTDLHVYREFIDEHPTSFTGYDRLADESTILGIIANGQKQAFAAEGDEIEVILDRTPLYAEAGGQLADRGRIVTDSGAVVHINDVQKVGKKLWLHKGIVTAGEFTPGVSAEALVDEQWRHGARQAHTATHLIHGALRQVLGDTATQAGSMNKPGYLRFDFKYGEQLTPEQLREIEQITNEAVDNDWAVNTAEMPLEEAKAAGAMALFNENYGDIVRVVEVGDPFSIELCGGTHVSHSSQIGPVAVLGESSVGSGVRRIEAYSGMDSFRYLSTERLLAERLATEFKAPSAELPDRIAALAEKLKAAEKQLADFKAGQLLANAASHLESARTIGDVTYLGLKLPDGTEMKDIRSLANDLAKRLADRPSVIALISNAGGKVPFVASVSDEAVNRGIKAGDLVKLMGAEVGGKGGGKPAMAQGSGSDASGIDAALAAVEAELSK encoded by the coding sequence GTGCAGACTCATGAAATTCGAAATCGCTTCATCCAGCATTTCGTAAAGGCGGGACACACCGAGGTCCCCAGTGCCTCCCTGGTTTTGGATGACCCGAACCTGCTGTTCGTTAATGCCGGCATGGTGCCGTTCAAGCCCTACTTCCTCGGCAATGAGACTCCGGACTTCTCCACCGCGACCTCAATTCAGAAGTGCGTGCGCACACTGGACATTGAAGAGGTGGGTATCACCACCCGCCACAACACCTTCTTCCAGATGGCGGGTAACTTCTCCTTCGGAAATTACTTCAAGGAAGGTGCCATCACTCATGCATGGAGCCTTCTGACTGGTGCTGTTGAGGACGGCGGCTTTGGCATCCCGGCTGAGAAGCTGTGGGTGACGGTTTTCCTCGATGACGATGAGGCTCATGACATCTGGCACGAGAAGGTTGGTGTGCCGGAAGAGCGCATTCAGCGCCGAGGCATGGCGGACAACTACTGGTCCATGGGTGTGCCTGGCCCGTGTGGCCCGTGTTCAGAGATTTTCTACGACCGCGGCCCGGAGTACGGTGCTGACGGTGGCCCAGAGGCGGACGAGGATCGCTACATCGAGATTTGGAACCTCGTCTTCATGGAAAACGAGCGTGGCGAAGGAACAGGCAAGGACTCTTTCGAGATTCTTGGCCCGCTGCCGAAGAAGAACATCGATACCGGTATGGGCATCGAGCGCGTTGCTTTTCTGCTGCAGGGTGTCGACAACGTCTATGAAACCGATCTGCTGCGTCCGGTTATCGACGAAGCTGAGCGGCTCACCGGTTCGAAGTACAGCTCCAACCACCAGGACAACATCCGTTTCCGCGTCATCGCCGACCACAGCCGCACCGGCTTGATGCTGATGCTCGACGGTGTCACCCCCTCGAACTCCGATCGTGGCTATATCCTGCGTCGCCTGCTGCGCCGCATCATCCGCTCTGCGCGTCTGCTCGGCGCTAACGGTCCAGTGCTGGAGAAGCTGATTGGTATTGCGGCCGAGACCATGACCCCGTCGTACCCAGAGATCGCGGAGAACTGGAACCGTATTCGCCGCGTCGCCGTCGCCGAGGAAAAGACCTTCACCAAGACTCTGTCCGCCGGTGAGGAGCTGTTCGAACGTGCTGCCACCAAGGCCAAGGCAGAGGGTAAAACCGTTCTATCCGGTCACGACGCCTTCACCCTGCATGACACCCACGGCTTCCCAATCGACCTGACCATCGAGATGGCCGAAGAGGCCGGCCTGACCATCGACCGCGAGGAATTCGATCGCGAGATGGCTGAGCAGCGTGCGCGCGCAAAGGCCGACAGCCAGGCAAAGAAGCAGTCTCACACCGACCTGCATGTCTACCGCGAGTTCATCGATGAACACCCGACGTCCTTCACTGGTTACGATCGGCTTGCCGACGAATCCACGATTCTCGGCATCATTGCCAATGGCCAGAAGCAGGCGTTTGCCGCAGAGGGCGATGAGATTGAGGTTATCCTCGATCGCACTCCGCTCTACGCCGAGGCCGGCGGTCAGCTGGCTGACCGTGGTCGTATCGTGACTGATTCCGGCGCTGTGGTCCACATCAACGATGTTCAAAAGGTGGGCAAGAAGCTGTGGCTGCACAAGGGCATCGTCACCGCTGGTGAATTCACTCCGGGTGTCTCCGCTGAAGCTTTGGTCGACGAGCAGTGGCGTCACGGTGCTCGTCAGGCGCACACTGCAACTCACTTGATTCACGGTGCTCTGCGTCAGGTACTGGGGGATACTGCAACTCAGGCTGGTTCCATGAATAAGCCGGGCTACCTCCGTTTCGACTTCAAGTACGGTGAGCAGCTCACACCGGAACAGCTCCGTGAGATTGAGCAGATCACCAATGAGGCTGTCGACAACGACTGGGCTGTCAATACTGCCGAGATGCCTTTGGAAGAGGCCAAGGCAGCTGGTGCCATGGCATTGTTCAACGAGAACTACGGCGACATCGTCCGCGTTGTCGAGGTCGGTGACCCGTTCTCAATTGAGCTGTGTGGCGGTACCCACGTTTCGCATTCTTCGCAGATTGGTCCGGTAGCTGTGCTGGGCGAGTCCTCGGTCGGATCGGGCGTGCGCCGTATTGAGGCTTACTCGGGTATGGATTCCTTCCGCTACCTGTCCACCGAGCGTCTCCTGGCTGAACGACTGGCCACTGAATTCAAGGCTCCTTCTGCTGAGCTGCCAGACCGCATTGCAGCACTGGCTGAAAAGCTCAAGGCTGCAGAGAAGCAGCTCGCTGATTTCAAGGCCGGACAGCTGCTGGCCAATGCCGCGTCTCACCTGGAGTCCGCTCGCACCATCGGCGATGTCACCTACCTCGGCCTTAAGCTTCCCGACGGTACGGAGATGAAGGACATCCGTTCGCTGGCTAATGACTTGGCGAAGCGCCTTGCGGATCGCCCAAGCGTCATTGCGTTGATTTCCAACGCTGGCGGCAAGGTTCCGTTTGTGGCCTCGGTTTCGGATGAAGCCGTCAATCGCGGTATTAAGGCCGGCGATTTGGTGAAGCTGATGGGCGCTGAGGTCGGCGGCAAGGGCGGCGGTAAACCGGCAATGGCACAGGGCTCCGGCTCTGATGCTTCCGGAATCGACGCAGCATTGGCCGCGGTTGAGGCCGAACTGTCCAAGTAG
- a CDS encoding replication-associated recombination protein A, with protein sequence MADPNKLPSGGANGSADDAPGLFDEPSVAGPTAAKSQGRSAGPASTGLNSDASAYFHPGAHAPLAVRMRPRNLDEVVGQDHLLAPGAPLRRLVEGGGDTSVILFGPPGTGKTTLASLISAATGRHFEALSALNAGVKEVRAVIDTARRTLVNQGIQTVLFIDEVHRFSKTQQDALLGAVENRIVLLVAATTENPSFSVVSPLLSRSLLLQLQSLDDEAVGTLIDRALTDERGLNGRVSMTDDARKQLIALAAGDARRSLTYLEAAAEAVADGEQITAESLANSINRAVVRYDRDGDQHYDVTSAFIKSVRGSDVDAALHYLARMIEGGEDPRFIARRIVILASEDIGMADPTALQTAVAAAQAVALIGMPEARLTLAQATIHLATAPKSNSVISAIDGALKDVRSGKTGPVPPHLRDGHYSGAKDLGHAVDYIYPHNDPMGVVAQQYPPDQLVGTDYFVPSNHGRENGMAEYLGRIRRIIRGSRRKSK encoded by the coding sequence GTGGCGGATCCGAATAAGCTGCCGTCAGGCGGTGCAAACGGCTCCGCCGATGACGCTCCAGGGCTTTTCGACGAGCCTTCGGTCGCCGGACCTACAGCGGCCAAGAGCCAAGGTCGGAGTGCGGGGCCAGCAAGCACTGGCCTGAACTCCGATGCGAGCGCCTATTTTCACCCAGGTGCACACGCGCCGTTGGCGGTTCGGATGCGACCGCGAAACCTCGATGAAGTCGTTGGTCAAGACCACCTGTTAGCCCCCGGAGCACCGTTGCGCCGTCTGGTCGAAGGTGGCGGCGACACCTCCGTTATTTTGTTTGGCCCTCCCGGAACTGGCAAGACCACTCTCGCCAGTTTGATTTCCGCGGCGACTGGACGACACTTTGAAGCGCTTTCCGCGCTTAATGCCGGGGTAAAGGAAGTGCGTGCGGTTATCGACACTGCTCGTCGCACGCTCGTTAACCAGGGCATTCAAACGGTGCTCTTCATCGACGAGGTGCACCGTTTTTCCAAGACCCAGCAGGATGCCCTGTTGGGTGCCGTGGAAAACCGGATTGTCCTTCTCGTCGCGGCAACGACGGAAAACCCATCCTTCTCAGTGGTGTCCCCGCTGCTCAGTCGGTCACTGCTGTTGCAGTTGCAGTCACTGGACGACGAAGCCGTCGGCACGCTCATTGATCGAGCACTTACCGATGAGCGCGGCCTGAATGGTCGCGTCAGTATGACAGACGATGCACGTAAACAGCTCATTGCGCTGGCAGCTGGTGATGCTCGTCGTTCCCTCACGTACCTCGAGGCAGCCGCAGAAGCCGTCGCCGATGGTGAGCAGATTACCGCTGAGTCGCTTGCCAATTCGATCAACAGAGCCGTGGTTCGCTATGACCGCGACGGCGACCAGCATTACGACGTCACCAGCGCGTTTATTAAGTCCGTTCGCGGATCTGATGTCGATGCTGCCCTGCATTACCTGGCGCGGATGATTGAGGGTGGGGAAGACCCTCGGTTTATTGCCCGCCGAATCGTTATTCTGGCCAGCGAAGACATCGGTATGGCCGACCCGACAGCTCTGCAAACCGCCGTCGCCGCGGCGCAGGCAGTTGCCTTGATAGGGATGCCGGAAGCCCGGCTGACGCTGGCGCAGGCCACGATTCACTTGGCAACAGCACCGAAGTCGAATTCGGTCATAAGCGCAATCGACGGGGCATTGAAGGATGTTCGTTCCGGGAAGACCGGACCGGTGCCACCACATTTGCGGGACGGACATTACAGCGGGGCTAAGGACCTTGGTCACGCGGTGGACTATATCTACCCGCACAATGACCCCATGGGTGTCGTCGCCCAACAGTATCCACCAGATCAGTTGGTGGGCACTGATTATTTCGTTCCATCCAATCACGGTCGTGAAAACGGCATGGCTGAGTACCTCGGACGCATTCGCCGAATTATCCGGGGGAGCCGCCGGAAATCGAAGTAG
- a CDS encoding shikimate kinase, with the protein MSVPTIVLVGPPGSGKSTIGRRLSRALSTKLTDTDEMIEQRMGKTCGEVFSELGEPEFRRIEEQIVAEALTHDGIVSLGGGAVISQATRDLLADHNVVYLEISIAEGVRRTAGNNSRPVLQADDPEAHYRALYEARRAFYEDAATFKVRSDERSPQRVVAEILSYLDETCDEA; encoded by the coding sequence ATGTCCGTTCCTACTATTGTCCTTGTCGGACCGCCCGGATCGGGAAAGTCCACCATCGGTCGTCGACTGTCTCGTGCATTGAGCACAAAACTCACCGATACCGATGAGATGATTGAACAGCGCATGGGCAAGACTTGTGGGGAAGTCTTTTCCGAGCTGGGAGAGCCGGAATTCCGCCGTATCGAGGAACAAATCGTGGCGGAGGCTCTGACCCACGACGGAATCGTCTCACTTGGCGGTGGTGCCGTGATTTCGCAGGCGACCCGTGACCTGCTGGCAGACCATAACGTCGTCTACCTCGAGATCAGCATTGCAGAGGGTGTCCGTCGTACAGCGGGTAACAATTCGCGCCCGGTGCTCCAGGCGGATGATCCTGAGGCTCATTACCGCGCGCTCTATGAGGCTCGCCGAGCTTTTTACGAAGATGCAGCCACTTTCAAGGTGCGTTCCGACGAACGTTCCCCGCAGCGCGTTGTGGCCGAGATCCTCAGCTACCTCGATGAAACCTGCGACGAGGCTTAA
- the mltG gene encoding endolytic transglycosylase MltG — protein MSKDAQTARRTDSGGADRDRAGARSGGTKSRVRHRQTAVAINVTSVLLCVLVLGVIGLVWNRGGIVDDYDGKAEGPLTIVEVSEGTSLTDLSNQLVESGVVKSSRAFIQAANENFHSSELQPGFYRLHQRMKADETVEVLLDVENQVGTVDIPTGARFADTRIVSSSDVRKGIFSLISEATCVEDNDCVSKADLERAAGEADLAALGVPEWARDAVAARGNDPRRLEGLITPGIHHLDPQQTPEQMLAKLVKESVKNYEDTGLMASAEMVGLTPYELITAASLIQMEAPDGDFDKVARVILNRLDEPMQLQFDSTVNYDLPDQEIATTDEDRARKTAWNTYAKEGLPETPIASPSIEAIRAMENPADGTWLYFVTVDKEGNTVFSTTFEEHEAAIDESRNNGVLDSNR, from the coding sequence ATGAGTAAAGACGCGCAGACTGCGCGCCGCACTGATAGCGGCGGTGCCGACCGGGACCGCGCTGGTGCTCGCAGCGGTGGGACAAAGTCTCGAGTTCGTCACCGCCAAACGGCAGTGGCAATCAATGTGACTTCTGTCCTGTTATGCGTGTTGGTCCTCGGAGTGATTGGCCTCGTCTGGAACCGTGGCGGCATTGTTGACGATTACGATGGCAAAGCTGAGGGTCCATTGACGATTGTTGAGGTCAGTGAAGGCACGTCACTTACTGATTTGTCCAACCAGTTGGTGGAAAGCGGCGTCGTCAAGTCTTCCCGTGCGTTCATCCAGGCCGCGAATGAGAACTTTCATTCAAGTGAATTGCAGCCTGGTTTCTACCGACTCCATCAGCGGATGAAGGCCGACGAGACCGTCGAGGTTCTTCTGGATGTCGAAAATCAGGTCGGTACCGTTGACATTCCGACTGGCGCCCGTTTCGCCGATACCCGCATTGTGTCCTCATCGGATGTACGTAAGGGAATTTTCTCGCTTATTTCTGAGGCCACTTGTGTTGAAGACAATGACTGCGTATCCAAGGCCGATCTCGAACGTGCTGCTGGCGAGGCCGATTTGGCCGCGCTGGGTGTTCCAGAATGGGCACGGGACGCGGTAGCTGCGCGTGGCAACGACCCTCGTCGTCTTGAGGGACTCATTACGCCGGGTATTCATCACCTTGACCCGCAGCAGACGCCCGAACAGATGCTTGCAAAATTGGTCAAGGAATCGGTGAAGAATTATGAGGACACGGGTCTCATGGCTTCAGCGGAAATGGTTGGTCTTACTCCATACGAGCTGATTACCGCAGCTTCTTTGATCCAGATGGAGGCGCCAGATGGCGACTTCGATAAGGTCGCTCGCGTTATTCTCAACCGTCTCGACGAACCGATGCAGCTGCAGTTCGACTCGACAGTCAACTACGACCTGCCAGATCAGGAAATCGCAACCACGGATGAGGACCGCGCGCGAAAGACCGCGTGGAACACCTACGCCAAGGAGGGGCTGCCGGAAACCCCCATTGCTTCGCCCTCCATCGAGGCGATTCGTGCCATGGAAAATCCGGCTGACGGCACCTGGCTGTACTTTGTCACGGTGGACAAGGAAGGAAATACTGTCTTTAGCACGACCTTCGAAGAGCACGAGGCCGCTATCGACGAGTCACGCAACAATGGCGTGCTGGATTCCAACCGCTAA
- a CDS encoding chorismate synthase, giving the protein MIPMLRWTTAGESHGKALIALVEGAPAGLPLTTDDVSRHLARRRLGYGRGARMKFEADEVTLLTGIRHGETLGSPIGIMVGNSEWPKWTEVMSPDPVDPVVLDTARGATLTRPRPGHADFNGMLKYNHTDARNILERSSARETAARVAASVVARSILRETLGVEVVSHVISIGRSEPCEGPLPTFADQDKIDESPVRAFSAAAEESMIDEIKAAKKQGDTLGGIVEVVVHGLPVGLGSHISGDARLDSQLAAALMGIQSVKGVEFGDGFEEARRRGTEAHDEMVRTDDGVDRETNRAGGLEGGMTNAQPLVVRAAMKPISTVPRALKTVDMASGDAATAIHQRSDVCAVPAGGVVAEAMVALVLARAVMEKFGGDSLEETKRNVEGYLEQTRRRLDWK; this is encoded by the coding sequence ATGATACCTATGCTTCGTTGGACTACCGCGGGTGAATCTCACGGCAAAGCGCTTATCGCTCTCGTAGAAGGCGCGCCAGCCGGACTTCCCCTGACTACAGATGACGTATCACGCCACCTCGCACGCCGCCGCCTCGGCTATGGTCGCGGGGCGCGAATGAAGTTTGAGGCTGATGAGGTCACCCTGCTGACTGGCATTCGACATGGTGAGACGCTGGGATCGCCGATTGGCATTATGGTCGGCAACTCCGAATGGCCCAAGTGGACTGAGGTCATGAGCCCGGATCCAGTTGACCCAGTTGTTTTGGATACAGCTCGTGGCGCCACCTTAACCCGCCCGCGCCCGGGGCATGCCGATTTCAACGGCATGCTGAAGTACAACCACACCGATGCTCGAAACATCCTGGAGCGTTCATCGGCTCGCGAGACTGCAGCACGTGTGGCGGCATCGGTTGTGGCACGCTCAATTCTGCGTGAGACTCTCGGTGTGGAAGTTGTCAGCCACGTTATTTCCATCGGTCGTTCGGAGCCCTGCGAGGGGCCACTGCCGACCTTCGCTGATCAGGACAAGATTGACGAGTCGCCAGTGCGTGCATTCTCCGCAGCTGCGGAGGAGTCGATGATTGACGAAATCAAGGCCGCCAAGAAGCAGGGCGACACCCTCGGTGGCATCGTCGAGGTCGTTGTCCACGGTCTGCCGGTGGGTCTGGGATCGCACATTTCCGGTGATGCCCGTCTGGATTCGCAGCTTGCGGCTGCCTTGATGGGAATTCAGTCCGTCAAGGGCGTGGAGTTCGGCGACGGTTTTGAGGAAGCCCGTCGCCGTGGCACCGAGGCTCACGATGAAATGGTGCGTACCGACGACGGCGTGGATCGGGAAACTAACCGCGCCGGTGGCCTGGAGGGTGGCATGACTAATGCTCAACCTCTCGTTGTGCGTGCTGCGATGAAACCAATTTCGACCGTTCCGCGTGCGCTGAAGACCGTCGATATGGCCAGCGGCGATGCAGCTACCGCAATCCACCAGCGCTCTGATGTCTGCGCGGTCCCGGCCGGCGGTGTTGTCGCAGAGGCAATGGTCGCGCTGGTACTGGCGCGTGCAGTGATGGAAAAGTTCGGCGGCGATAGCCTGGAGGAAACCAAGCGTAACGTTGAGGGCTACTTGGAGCAGACTCGACGTCGCCTTGATTGGAAATAG
- the aspS gene encoding aspartate--tRNA ligase, producing MLRTHLAGDLRADLAGSTVTLTGWVGRRRDHGGVIFIDMRDRSGYAQVVFRNSEVAERAHHLRSEYCIQVTGVVEKRPEGSENPNLASGEIEVNVTELTILNESAALPFQLEDVGTSGTVGEEARLKYRYLDLRREGPAKIMRLRAAVNRAARKVLDSHDFTEIETPTLTRSTPEGARDFVVPARLKPGTFYALPQSPQLFKQLLMVAGMERYYQIARCYRDEDFRADRQPEFTQLDVEMSFAEQDDVIALAEEILVAIFAEAGVTVQTPIPRMTFKEAMEKYGSDKPDLRFDIPLVECTEFFKDTTFRVFQNDYVGAVVMDGGASQPRRQLDAWQDWARQRGAKGLAYILVGEDGTLGGPVAKNITDAEREGIAAHVGAKPGDCIFFAAGDAKSSRALLGAARGEIAKKLGLIKEGDWAFTWVVDAPLFEPAADATASGDVALGHSQWTAVHHAFTSPKPEHMDTFDKDPGNALAYAYDIVCNGNEIGGGSIRIHRPDVQKRVFDVMGIGEEEAQEQFGFLLDAFQYGAPPHGGIAFGWDRIVSLLAGVDSIREVIAFPKSGGGVDPLTDAPTPITAQQRKETGIDFKPKPKQKADGVKAAADAGDSK from the coding sequence GTGCTTCGTACGCATCTTGCCGGAGACCTCCGCGCTGACCTCGCCGGCAGCACAGTAACCCTGACCGGTTGGGTAGGACGCCGCCGTGACCATGGTGGCGTGATCTTCATCGACATGCGTGACCGCTCCGGTTACGCCCAGGTTGTGTTCCGCAACAGCGAAGTTGCTGAGCGTGCACACCACCTGCGCAGCGAATACTGCATTCAGGTCACCGGTGTCGTTGAGAAGCGCCCGGAGGGCTCCGAAAACCCGAACCTGGCATCGGGTGAAATTGAGGTCAATGTTACGGAGCTGACCATCCTCAACGAGTCGGCGGCATTGCCGTTCCAGCTCGAGGATGTTGGAACTTCTGGCACTGTCGGCGAGGAAGCCCGCCTGAAGTACCGCTACCTAGACCTACGCCGTGAAGGCCCGGCCAAGATTATGCGTCTCCGTGCGGCTGTCAACCGCGCAGCCCGTAAGGTGCTGGACAGCCACGACTTCACCGAAATCGAGACCCCGACGTTGACTCGCTCTACGCCGGAAGGTGCTCGTGACTTCGTGGTGCCGGCTCGTTTGAAGCCGGGCACTTTCTACGCACTGCCGCAGTCCCCTCAGTTGTTCAAGCAGCTGCTTATGGTCGCTGGCATGGAGCGCTACTACCAGATCGCCCGCTGCTACCGAGATGAGGACTTCCGCGCTGACCGCCAGCCGGAGTTCACTCAGCTCGACGTTGAGATGAGCTTCGCCGAGCAGGACGATGTCATTGCGCTGGCAGAAGAGATTCTGGTTGCTATCTTCGCCGAGGCCGGTGTCACTGTTCAGACCCCGATTCCACGCATGACCTTCAAGGAGGCCATGGAGAAGTACGGTTCTGACAAGCCGGACCTGCGCTTCGACATTCCGCTGGTGGAGTGCACCGAGTTCTTCAAGGACACCACTTTCCGTGTCTTCCAGAACGATTACGTCGGTGCAGTTGTTATGGACGGTGGCGCATCGCAGCCTCGTCGTCAGCTCGACGCTTGGCAGGATTGGGCCCGCCAGCGCGGCGCAAAGGGCTTGGCCTACATCCTTGTTGGGGAGGACGGCACTCTGGGCGGCCCGGTTGCCAAGAACATTACTGACGCAGAGCGTGAAGGCATCGCGGCGCACGTAGGCGCGAAGCCGGGTGACTGCATCTTCTTCGCTGCAGGTGACGCTAAGAGCTCCCGTGCACTGCTGGGTGCTGCTCGTGGAGAGATTGCCAAGAAGCTCGGCCTTATCAAGGAAGGCGACTGGGCATTCACCTGGGTCGTCGACGCACCGTTGTTCGAGCCGGCTGCCGACGCTACCGCTTCCGGTGACGTTGCCCTGGGCCACTCGCAGTGGACTGCTGTGCACCACGCCTTCACCTCGCCGAAGCCAGAGCACATGGATACCTTCGACAAGGATCCTGGCAACGCACTGGCTTACGCCTACGACATCGTCTGCAACGGTAACGAAATTGGTGGCGGCTCCATTCGTATTCACCGCCCAGATGTCCAGAAGCGCGTCTTCGATGTTATGGGCATCGGCGAGGAAGAGGCACAGGAGCAGTTCGGCTTCCTGCTGGATGCCTTCCAGTACGGCGCTCCGCCGCACGGTGGTATCGCATTCGGTTGGGATCGTATCGTTTCCCTGCTGGCCGGCGTTGACTCCATTCGCGAAGTTATCGCCTTCCCGAAGTCCGGTGGCGGCGTTGATCCGTTGACTGACGCCCCGACTCCGATTACCGCTCAGCAGCGCAAGGAGACCGGTATCGACTTCAAGCCGAAGCCAAAGCAGAAGGCAGACGGCGTTAAGGCAGCAGCCGACGCAGGCGACAGCAAGTAA